Proteins encoded in a region of the Fimbriimonadia bacterium genome:
- a CDS encoding glycoside hydrolase family 3 C-terminal domain-containing protein, with product MARWQDPTLTIDQRVEDLLCQMTLEEKVSQMMHEAAEIPRLGVPAYNWWNECLHGVAWAGNATVFPQAIGMAATWDEALILRVAEAISDEARAKHHDAVKRNNRGIFFGLTYWSPNINIFRDPRWGRGQETWGEDPYLTGKLASAFVRGLQGNDPKYLKLVSTPKHYAVHSGPEPLRHEFDAVADEYDLHDTYLPAFRETVVEAKAHSVMSAYNSINGEPASANRYLMELLRKDWGFEGYVVSDCGAIHDIFTGHKFTESAEEAAAVAVKAGTDLNCGGTYAALTRAVEQGLITETELDVALRRLLTARFRLGMFDPDEKVPYAQIPMSVVCSPKHRMEALRTARESIVLLKNDGLLPLCKGLGTIAVIGPNADVAQLGNYSGTPVDPVTPLAGICAKVSADTKILYAKGCRLTGMELEPVPTEALIPAGGQPGQTGLLGEYFANRDLQGEPALTRLDETVNFDWETRPPDSTLPKDHFSVRWTGKLKPPVSGEYDLAFASGDGFRMFLDRELLVEDWTEHSVTTSRRKVHLEAGREYDLRIEYFEHEGQAAAKLLWAVPSKNLLAEAVDAAKRADVAIVCVGLSPELEGEELRLDIEGFYGGDRTSLDLPKVQQGLLEGVHATGTPVVVVLIAGSAVALNWADDHCGAVLCAWYPGEEGGAAIADVIFGDYNPAGRLPVTFYRSVADLPPFDDYSMKGRTYRYFEGEPLYPFGFGLSYTRFAYSDLSIDPGIATPGEPVRVRVTVRNEGDRAGDEVVQLYLAHAAATGRKPLRALAGFRRVHLKPGAEARVEFVLGPRELSRVDETGSRWVEAGGIQVFVGGRQPDEVSSRRVTHTGMCVGALRIEGERMLLSR from the coding sequence ATGGCCCGGTGGCAGGACCCCACACTCACAATAGACCAGCGCGTCGAAGACCTGCTCTGCCAGATGACTTTGGAGGAGAAGGTCTCGCAGATGATGCACGAGGCCGCCGAGATCCCCCGCCTCGGAGTGCCCGCCTACAACTGGTGGAACGAATGCCTCCACGGCGTCGCTTGGGCGGGTAACGCAACGGTCTTCCCGCAGGCCATCGGAATGGCCGCCACATGGGACGAGGCACTCATCCTCCGGGTAGCTGAAGCCATCTCGGACGAGGCGCGCGCCAAGCACCACGACGCCGTCAAGCGCAACAACCGCGGCATCTTCTTCGGCCTCACTTATTGGAGCCCCAACATCAACATCTTCCGCGACCCGAGGTGGGGACGAGGCCAGGAGACATGGGGCGAAGACCCTTATCTCACGGGCAAGTTGGCTTCCGCCTTTGTCCGCGGTCTCCAGGGCAACGACCCGAAGTACCTGAAGCTGGTTTCCACGCCCAAGCACTACGCCGTGCACAGTGGGCCAGAGCCCCTGCGCCACGAGTTCGACGCCGTCGCCGACGAGTACGACCTTCACGACACCTATCTGCCCGCGTTTCGAGAGACCGTGGTCGAAGCCAAGGCACACTCGGTCATGTCCGCCTACAACAGCATCAACGGCGAGCCCGCTAGCGCAAACAGGTATCTGATGGAATTGCTTCGCAAGGATTGGGGCTTCGAAGGCTACGTGGTCTCGGACTGCGGAGCCATCCACGACATCTTCACCGGACACAAGTTCACCGAGAGCGCCGAGGAGGCTGCAGCGGTGGCAGTGAAGGCGGGCACAGACTTGAACTGCGGCGGCACCTATGCGGCGCTGACCAGGGCGGTGGAGCAGGGCTTGATCACCGAGACCGAGTTGGACGTGGCCCTGCGCCGCCTGTTGACGGCCCGATTCCGCCTCGGCATGTTCGACCCCGATGAGAAAGTGCCGTACGCCCAGATACCGATGAGCGTGGTCTGCTCGCCGAAGCATCGAATGGAAGCGCTTCGCACCGCCCGCGAGTCGATCGTGCTGTTGAAGAACGACGGCTTGCTTCCCCTGTGCAAGGGCCTTGGCACCATCGCGGTTATCGGACCGAACGCCGACGTCGCACAGCTCGGCAACTACAGCGGAACTCCGGTGGACCCGGTCACCCCCCTCGCCGGCATTTGCGCGAAGGTTTCCGCCGATACGAAGATACTTTACGCGAAGGGCTGTAGGTTGACTGGCATGGAATTGGAACCGGTCCCGACCGAGGCACTGATTCCGGCCGGAGGTCAGCCCGGCCAGACCGGCCTGCTCGGAGAGTACTTCGCCAACCGCGACCTGCAGGGCGAGCCGGCCCTCACACGACTGGACGAGACGGTCAACTTCGACTGGGAGACGCGCCCACCGGACTCCACCCTCCCCAAAGATCACTTCTCAGTGCGCTGGACCGGCAAGCTGAAGCCACCGGTGAGCGGCGAGTATGACCTCGCCTTTGCGTCGGGCGACGGATTCCGAATGTTCTTGGACCGCGAGTTGCTGGTGGAAGACTGGACGGAGCATTCGGTGACCACCTCGCGCCGCAAAGTCCACCTAGAGGCCGGACGGGAGTACGACCTGCGAATAGAGTACTTCGAACACGAAGGCCAAGCGGCGGCGAAGCTGCTGTGGGCGGTCCCGAGCAAAAACTTGCTGGCGGAGGCCGTGGACGCCGCCAAGCGAGCGGACGTTGCCATCGTCTGCGTCGGCCTGTCACCGGAACTGGAGGGCGAGGAGCTTCGGCTGGACATCGAGGGTTTTTACGGGGGCGACCGCACGTCGCTCGACCTCCCGAAAGTACAACAAGGTCTCCTGGAGGGGGTGCATGCGACAGGCACCCCCGTGGTCGTCGTTCTCATCGCCGGTTCTGCTGTGGCGCTGAACTGGGCGGACGATCATTGCGGCGCCGTGCTGTGCGCCTGGTACCCCGGCGAGGAGGGCGGAGCGGCGATTGCCGACGTGATCTTCGGCGACTACAACCCAGCCGGCCGCCTGCCCGTCACCTTCTACCGATCGGTCGCCGACTTACCGCCCTTCGACGACTACTCGATGAAAGGCCGGACGTATCGCTATTTCGAGGGTGAGCCGCTCTACCCGTTCGGCTTCGGGCTGAGTTACACGCGGTTCGCCTACAGCGACCTTTCCATCGATCCTGGAATCGCGACACCGGGCGAACCGGTAAGAGTGCGCGTTACTGTGCGAAACGAAGGCGACCGAGCCGGGGATGAGGTCGTTCAACTCTACCTCGCTCACGCCGCGGCGACCGGCCGCAAGCCGCTGCGAGCGCTGGCGGGTTTCCGGCGCGTTCATCTGAAGCCGGGTGCCGAGGCCCGCGTGGAGTTCGTACTCGGTCCTCGCGAGTTGTCGCGCGTGGACGAAACTGGTAGCCGTTGGGTCGAAGCGGGAGGAATTCAAGTATTCGTAGGGGGTAGGCAGCCCGACGAGGTGAGTAGTCGCCGTGTTACGCATACGGGAATGTGCGTCGGCGCGCTGCGGATCGAGGGGGAGAGGATGCTGCTGTCCAGATAG
- a CDS encoding GGDEF domain-containing protein, with protein sequence MKLVSDVMEAPLWLCPDHTVRMALAIMKGLSVELVAIVEGGAYLGTVDWKDLITAPPDEPLLRVMRKDAPYLPPDASVREAAELLTNQKLSRVPVVSNDALIGLVGAVNLLNEVGRSEDPLTGLPWSDSLRDWALAKFRTGKELSILFFDLDNFGQFNKLFGHLIGDQVLQEVAGALRDGVDTHMDFLCRYGGDEFAIATMRRSEAANALAADLAHAVACLRPIGSEDPITVSWGAFGGQRDREREDIHYAATLDALINQASKNCQKMKERKKEEAQIAPPAQAVVTVDVGDVGPIALRSLSVVAGDGDSVVSVELRVGESLFSATLSGPPDHASTLKTVAQVVADAISHALPSDCTMVVHDCHVSSGVDGSEFVRVSSTLYTADAMRELTGSHSVEGDAQRAVALATIASAQAEVLAAMERGSLRENGPSPVS encoded by the coding sequence GTGAAGCTGGTTTCCGACGTGATGGAGGCACCGCTTTGGCTGTGCCCCGACCATACGGTTCGAATGGCCCTCGCGATCATGAAGGGCCTTTCCGTCGAACTGGTTGCCATCGTCGAAGGCGGCGCGTATCTCGGCACCGTAGACTGGAAGGACCTCATTACCGCACCCCCAGATGAGCCGCTGCTGCGCGTGATGCGCAAGGACGCTCCGTATCTGCCGCCGGATGCCTCCGTTCGCGAAGCGGCCGAGTTGCTGACGAACCAGAAGCTGAGCAGGGTGCCGGTAGTCTCCAACGACGCGCTCATCGGCTTGGTCGGGGCGGTGAACCTGCTCAACGAGGTCGGGCGGTCCGAGGACCCACTGACTGGTCTGCCTTGGTCCGACAGTCTGCGGGACTGGGCGCTCGCCAAGTTCCGCACTGGCAAGGAGCTTTCCATCCTGTTCTTCGACCTCGACAACTTCGGGCAGTTCAACAAACTGTTCGGTCACCTGATAGGCGACCAGGTGCTGCAGGAGGTAGCGGGTGCCCTGCGCGACGGCGTGGACACTCATATGGACTTCCTTTGCCGATATGGAGGGGACGAGTTCGCGATCGCGACCATGCGACGCTCAGAAGCGGCGAACGCCCTGGCCGCGGACCTGGCGCACGCGGTAGCGTGCCTCCGACCCATCGGCTCCGAGGACCCGATCACCGTATCGTGGGGTGCGTTCGGTGGACAGCGTGACCGAGAGCGCGAGGACATCCACTACGCCGCGACGCTCGATGCGTTGATCAACCAGGCAAGCAAGAACTGCCAGAAGATGAAGGAGCGCAAGAAGGAAGAGGCCCAGATCGCCCCCCCTGCACAGGCCGTGGTCACCGTGGACGTCGGTGACGTAGGTCCTATCGCTCTTCGTTCGCTGAGCGTGGTGGCGGGCGATGGCGACAGCGTGGTTTCGGTGGAGCTGCGAGTGGGCGAAAGCCTTTTCAGTGCCACGCTATCCGGCCCTCCGGATCACGCCTCCACGCTGAAGACGGTGGCGCAGGTGGTTGCTGATGCAATCAGCCACGCTCTGCCCAGCGATTGCACAATGGTGGTGCACGACTGCCACGTCTCCTCGGGTGTGGATGGCAGCGAGTTTGTTAGGGTCTCTTCCACGCTGTACACTGCGGATGCGATGCGGGAGCTGACAGGATCTCATTCGGTGGAGGGAGATGCTCAGCGGGCGGTCGCGTTGGCCACGATTGCATCCGCCCAGGCCGAGGTTCTGGCCGCGATGGAGCGCGGCTCCCTCCGCGAGAACGGCCCCTCACCCGTCTCCTAG